Proteins from a genomic interval of Medicago truncatula cultivar Jemalong A17 chromosome 3, MtrunA17r5.0-ANR, whole genome shotgun sequence:
- the LOC11410817 gene encoding putative disease resistance RPP13-like protein 1, protein MAATMIGGAFLSATVQTLVEKLASTEFLDYIKNTKLNDSLLRQLQTTLLTLQVVLDDAEEKQINNPAVKQWLDGLKDAVFDAEDLLHEISYDSLRCTMESKQAGNRSNQVWNFLLSPFNSFYREINSQMKIMCESLQHFEKRKDILRLQTKSTRVSRRTPSSSVVNESVMVGRKDDKETIMNMLLSKRETTDNNIGVVAILGMGGLGKTTLAQLVYNDKEVQQHFDLKAWVCVSEDFDIMRVTKSLLESATSITSESNNLDVLRVELKKISREKRYLFVLDDLWNDNYNDWGELVSPFIDGKPGSMVIITTRQEKVAEVAHTFPIHKLDLLSNEDCWTLLSKHALGNDEFHNSTNTTLEEIGRKIARKCGGLPIAAKTLGGLLRSKVDITEWTSILNSNIWNLRNDNILPALHLSYQYLPSHLKRCFAYCSIFPKDCPLDRKQLVLLWMAEGFLDCSQGGKKLEELGDDCFAELLSRSLIQQLSNDDRGEKFVMHDLVNDLATFVSGKSCCRLECGDILENVRHFSYNQEYYDIFMKFEKLHNFKCLRSFLCICSMTWTDNYLSFKLIDDFLPSQKRLRVLSLSGYVNITKLPDSIGNLVQLRYLDISFSKIKSLPDTTCNLYNLQTLNLSSCWSLTELPVHIGNLVSLRHLDISRTNINEFPVEIGGLENLQTLTLFIVGKRHVGLSIKELRKFPNLQGKLTIKNLDNVVDAKEAHDANLKSKEKIQELELIWGKQSEESQKVKVVLDMLQPPINLKSLNICHGGTSFPSWLGNSSFSNMVSLRITNCEYCVILPPLGQLPSLKVLKICGMNMLETIGLEFYYVQIEDGSNSSFQPFPSLERINFDNMPNWNEWIPFEGIKCAFPQLRAMELHNCPELRGHLPSNLPCIEEIVIQGCSHLLETEPTLHWLSSIKNFKIDGLDGRTQLSFLGSDSPCMMQHAVIQKCAMLSSVPKLILRSTCLTLLGLGNLSSLTAFPSSGLPTSLQSLHIENCENLSFLPPETWSNYTSLVTLHLDHSCGSLTSFPLDGFPALRTLTIRDCRSLDSIYISERSSPRSSSLESLIIISHDSIELFEVKLKMDTLAALERLTLDWPELSFCEGVCLPPKLQSIMIQSKRTALPVTEWGLQYLTALSNLGIGKGDDIVNTLMKESLLPVSLVSLEIHHLSEMKSFDGNGLRHLSSLQHLVFFECRQLESLPENCLPSSLKSLTFYGCEKLKSLPEDSLPDSLKELDIYDCPLLEERYKRKEHCSKIAHIPVIKINDQVTI, encoded by the coding sequence ATGGCTGCAACTATGATAGGAGGAGCTTTTCTCTCTGCAACTGTTCAGACCTTAGTTGAGAAACTTGCTTCAACAGAGTTTCTTGATTACATCAAAAACACCAAACTCAATGACTCACTCTTGAGGCAGTTACAAACAACACTGCTCACTCTTCAAGTTGTGCTGGATGACGCAGAAGAGAAGCAGATCAACAATCCTGCTGTCAAACAATGGCTTGATGGCTTGAAAGATGCTGTCTTTGATGCCGAGGATTTGCTTCACGAAATCAGTTATGATTCCCTGCGATGCACAATGGAGAGTAAACAAGCTGGAAACAGAAGTAATCAGGTGTGGAACTTCCTTTTATCTCCTTTCAATAGCTTCTATAGAGAGATCAAttcccagatgaagatcatgtgTGAAAGCCTGCAacattttgaaaagagaaaagataTACTTCGTTTGCAAACTAAAAGCACAAGGGTTTCACGTAGAACACCTTCAAGTTCAGTGGTAAATGAATCTGTCATGGTGGGTAGGAAGGATGACAAAGAGACAATAATGAACATGTTGCTTTCAAAGAGAGAAACAACCGACAATAATATAGGTGTTGTTGCAATTTTAGGCATGGGAGGTTTAGGAAAAACTACCCTTGCCCAACTTGTTTACAATGATAAAGAagttcaacaacattttgattTGAAGGCATGGGTTTGTGTCTCTGaggattttgatattatgaGAGTAACAAAGTCTCTCCTTGAATCTGCCACTTCCATAACTTCGGAAAGCAATAATCTTGATGTCCTTCGAGTTGAGTTAAAGAAAATCTCGAGGGAGAAAAGATATTTGTTTGTGTTGGACGATCTGTGGAATGACAATTATAATGATTGGGGTGAACTAGTAAGCCCCTTCATTGATGGAAAACCTGGAAGCATGGTGATTATAACAACGCGCCAAGAAAAAGTAGCTGAGGTGGCACACACATTTCCTATACATAAATTAGATCTTCTATCAAATGAAGATTGTTGGACTTTACTCTCAAAGCATGCACTGGGAAATGATGAGTTTCACAATAGTACAAACACAACCCTTGAAGAAATAGGCAGGAAGATTGCAAGAAAGTGTGGAGGATTGCCAATTGCTGCTAAAACACTAGGAGGACTTCTCCGTTCAAAGGTAGACATAACAGAGTGGACTTCAATTTTGAACAGCAACATATGGAACTTGCGAAATGATAATATTCTTCCTGCTTTGCATTTGAGTTATCAATATCTTCCCTCTCACTTGAAAAGATGCTTTGcatattgttcaatttttccaaaGGATTGCCCACTCGATAGGAAGCAATTGGTTTTGTTGTGGATGGCAGAAGGCTTCCTTGATTGTTCTCAAGGGGGGAAAAAGTTGGAGGAATTAGGTGATGATTGTTTTGCTGAATTGTTATCGAGATCgttaattcaacaattaagCAATGATGATCGTGGGGAAAAATTTGTCATGCATGACCTTGTTAATGATTTAGCAACATTCGTATCAGGAAAAAGTTGTTGCAGGCTTGAATGTGGTGACATCCTTGAAAATGTTCGTCACTTCTCATATAACCAAGAATACTATGACATTTTCATGAAGTTTGAgaaattacacaattttaaatGTTTGCGAAGCTTCCTATGTATTTGCTCGATGACGTGGACGGACAATTATTTATCCTtcaagttgattgatgattttctacCGTCACAAAAAAGGTTGCGTGTGTTATCGCTATCAGGGTATGTAAACATCACCAAGCTACCAGATTCAATTGGAAATTTGGTGCAGTTGCGGTATCTAGATATCTCCTTCAGTAAAATCAAAAGCTTGCCTGATACAACATGTAACCTTTACAATTTACAGACCTTGAATTTATCAAGTTGTTGGAGTCTCACTGAATTACCAGTACATATTGGAAATTTAGTAAGTTTACGTCACCTTGATATAAGCAGGACTAACATAAATGAGTTTCCTGTAGAAATTGGGGGACTAGAAAACCTTCAAACTCTCACACTATTTATAGTGGGCAAGAGACATGTAGGATTAAGTATCAAAGAGCTAAGGAAATTCCCAAACCTACAAGGAAAACTTACCATCAAGAACCTAGATAATGTTGTTGATGCCAAAGAGGCACATGATGCCAACTTGAAAAGCAAAGAGAAAATTCAGGAGTTAGAGCTGATATGGGGAAAACAAAGTGAAGAGTCGCAAAAAGTGAAAGTTGTGCTTGATATGTTGCAACCACCAATAAATTTGAAGAGCCTGAATATTTGCCATGGTGGGACAAGTTTTCCTAGTTGGTTGGGAAATTCTTCGTTTTCTAACATGGTATCCCTCCGCATCACTAATTGTGAATATTGTGTGATACTTCCACCCTTAGGGCAGTTACCTTCTCTGAAGGTCCTAAAAATATGTGGTATGAACATGTTGGAGACAATTGGCCTGGAGTTCTATTATGTCCAGATTGAAGATGGTTCTAATTCTTCCTTCCAACCATTTCCATCCCTTGAGCGCATAAATTTCGACAACATGCCAAATTGGAATGAATGGATTCCCTTTGAAGGCATAAAATGTGCTTTTCCTCAACTTAGAGCTATGGAGTTACATAATTGTCCAGAACTAAGGGGACATTTGCCGAGCAACCTTCCTTGCATAGAAGAAATTGTAATACAAGGTTGTTCTCATCTATTGGAAACAGAGCCCACTTTGCATTGGTTGTCgtcaataaaaaattttaagatTGATGGGCTTGATGGAAGGACCCAATTGTCATTTCTTGGGAGCGATTCTCCATGTATGATGCAACATGCAGTGATTCAAAAGTGCGCTATGCTGTCATCTGTGCCAAAATTGATTCTGAGAAGCACTTGTCTTACACTCTTGGGACTCGGTAATCTTTCTTCTCTCACTGCATTTCCCTCAAGTGGTCTACCCACTTCATTGCAATCACttcatattgaaaattgtgaGAATTTATCCTTCCTACCTCCTGAAACGTGGAGCAATTACACATCACTTGTGACTCTACATTTAGATCATAGCTGTGGTTCACTTACATCCTTTCCACTCGATGGTTTCCCTGCGCTCCGAACACTTACCATACGTGATTGTAGGAGTCTGGATTCCATTTATATTTCAGAAAGGTCTTCACCTCGGTCGTCGAGCCTCGAATCACTTATAATCATATCCCatgattcaattgaattatTTGAAGTCAAGCTTAAGATGGACACGCTTGCCGCTCTTGAACGGTTGACTCTAGATTGGCCAGAGTTGTCGTTTTGTGAAGGAGTTTGTCTACCTCCCAAATTACAATCAATTATGATACAGTCCAAAAGAACAGCACTGCCTGTGACAGAATGGGGTCTCCAATATTTGACAGCACTTTCCAACTTGGGTATTGGAAAGGGTGATGATATAGTTAACACCTTGATGAAGGAGTCATTGCTACCCGTCTCCCTTGTGTCTCTGGAAATCCATCATCTCTCTGAAATGAAGTCCTTTGATGGAAATGGGCTTCGACACCTCTCCTCTCTCCAACATCTCGTATTTTTTGAATGTCGACAGCTTGAGTCATTACCAGAAAACTGCCTCCCTTCCTCGCTGAAATCACTTACATTTTATGGTTGTGAAAAGCTTAAATCATTACCAGAAGACAGCCTCCCTGACTCTCTTAAGGAACTGGACATCTATGATTGCCCATTGTTAGAAGAAAGGTATAAAAGGAAGGAACATTGCTCCAAAATTGCTCACATCCCCGTCATAAAAATAAACGACCAAGTCACAATATGA